DNA sequence from the Fuscovulum ytuae genome:
TGCAGCCCGTCAGCGCAAGTTCCGCAAGCCCCACCTGCGCCGACACGAACATCTCTTCCGGCCCGAACCGCGCCCAGATCGGATAAAGCGTCTTCAGCCAGCCAAACAGCAGCGCATCCTGCCCCCCCGGCACGGCCCGCGTCAGGGTCTGATACAGATGGTGGTGCGTATTCACCAATCCGGGTGTCACCACGCAGCCCGCCGCCTCCACGACCTCGCCCGCGCTGGCCAACCCGTGACCCACCGCCGCCACCACACCGCCGCGCAGCAGCACATCGCCCCCCGCAATCTCGCGCCGCGCACCATCCATGGTCACAACAGCCGCCGCGCCCCGGATCAGGATCTCTCTCTCAGGCATGGAATGCTCCCCTCTCGCCCACCCCCTTCGGTGGATCGGGAACGCCGGGCGACAGAAGGGGGAAGGACTCGGCCCGCGCCCGCCAACCCTAGCCAGAAGCCCGCCGCAGGCCAAGCCCTGCCCGCAGGCAAACCCCTCTCCAAGCCAGCTTCATCTTGGCCCAAATACTCAAAAAACCAACGCCGCCTACCCGTACCACGCCACAGGTCTATCCCCGCAGCAGGGCCAGCGCCGCCGCATGCACCTCGCGGTTCGCAGCGGCCAAGACGCGCCCCCCGTCAAGGCAAGGGTTGCCCTCCCAATCGGTGACCACGCCGCCCGCGGCCTCGATCACCGCGATCGGGGCCTGCACATCATAGGCCTGCAAACCCGCCTCGATCACCAGATCGATCATCCCGGCCGCGATCAGCGCATAGCCATAGCAATCGGTGCCATAGCGCGTCAGCCGCACCTCTGGCACCACGCGCCGAAAGGCCGCGCCCTCCTCCGCTGTGCCAACCTCGGGAAAGGTGGAAAAGAGGATGGCCTCAGACAGGGGCCTCGCCCCCCGGCAGCGCAACGCGGACCGCCCGGAGGGCCCGTTCACCTCGGCCCGCCCCAACCCGCCTTCGAACCGCTCGCGGATATAGGGCTGGTCGATGATCCCATAGATCGGCCCTTCCGCATCGCGCACCGAAATCAGCACCCCCCACGTGGGCGTGCCCGACAGATAGCCGCGCGTGCCGTCGATCGGGTCCAGCACCCATGTCAGGCCGCTCGTCCCCACCTCGGACCCGAATTCCTCGCCCAAGATGCCATCCTGCGGACGGCGACGCTTCAGGATCGCCCGCATCCGCTCTTCCGAAAGCCGATCCGCCACCGTCACGGGGTCAAAACGCGCGACCTCCTTGGTATCCGCCGTCAGATCCGCGCGGCGAAAATGCAAAAGCGTCGCCTCGCGCGCCGCGTCAGCCAGTTCCGCCGCCGTGGCGATAAGTTCCGCCGCTTCCCGTTCCGACACCCGCATTCCGCATCCCCTGAAAAAGCATATCCCCCCGCGCTATCCGCACGAGGGGACTTTGGTCAAGCATCTGCGGGTCAGGCTTCCGCCACCGGGCGGCCAGCGCCCGGCGTGATGGATCAGGCGGCGTCGCTCAGAACGCGGGCCAGATCGAACAGACGGCGGCGCTGCGCTTCTGGGATGGCATAATAGGACCGCACCAGTTCCAGCGCTTCCTTATCGGCCATGAAGTCGCCCTCGGCGGCCTGCGCGCTTTCCCGGCTGTCATCCAGCCCCTCGAAGAAAAATCCGATCGTCACGCCCAGCGCATCGGCGATGTCCCAAAGCCGCGAGGCAGAAACGCGGTTCATCCCCGTTTCATATTTCTGGATCTGCTGGAACTTGATGCCGACCTTGTCAGCAAGTTGCTGCTGGGTCATGCCAACCATCCAGCGCCGATGGCGGATTCTCTTGCCGACATGGGCGTCCACGGGGTGCTTCATTTGTTACTCCTGACCATCGTCTCAT
Encoded proteins:
- a CDS encoding inositol monophosphatase family protein, with the protein product MRVSEREAAELIATAAELADAAREATLLHFRRADLTADTKEVARFDPVTVADRLSEERMRAILKRRRPQDGILGEEFGSEVGTSGLTWVLDPIDGTRGYLSGTPTWGVLISVRDAEGPIYGIIDQPYIRERFEGGLGRAEVNGPSGRSALRCRGARPLSEAILFSTFPEVGTAEEGAAFRRVVPEVRLTRYGTDCYGYALIAAGMIDLVIEAGLQAYDVQAPIAVIEAAGGVVTDWEGNPCLDGGRVLAAANREVHAAALALLRG
- a CDS encoding helix-turn-helix domain-containing protein, translated to MKHPVDAHVGKRIRHRRWMVGMTQQQLADKVGIKFQQIQKYETGMNRVSASRLWDIADALGVTIGFFFEGLDDSRESAQAAEGDFMADKEALELVRSYYAIPEAQRRRLFDLARVLSDAA